In Vibrio celticus, one genomic interval encodes:
- the nrfC gene encoding cytochrome c nitrite reductase Fe-S protein, translating into MSCSRRNFLAGAGAVIFTTGVAGTAAVTSRKTLANVQEDGAKRYGMIHDETACIGCTACTEACREVNKVPEGVSRLEIIKSEPQGEYPNVDYRFTRNSCQHCDNAPCVMVCPTGAAYKDEKTGIVDVHQEKCVGCGYCLLACPYQVRFFHPENKSADKCNFCRDTNLAQGKLPACVESCPTNALVFGDLNDPKSEINQVLKSEVVYRDKAYLGTQPKLYKVPHQKGEI; encoded by the coding sequence GGGAACGGCGGCGGTGACAAGTCGTAAAACCTTGGCCAATGTTCAAGAGGATGGGGCTAAGCGTTATGGAATGATTCATGACGAGACCGCGTGTATTGGTTGCACCGCTTGTACAGAAGCTTGTCGTGAAGTGAACAAAGTGCCTGAAGGCGTATCGCGCTTAGAGATTATTAAGAGCGAACCCCAAGGCGAATATCCAAATGTTGATTACCGTTTTACTCGTAACTCTTGCCAACATTGTGATAACGCACCCTGCGTGATGGTTTGCCCGACAGGTGCAGCCTATAAAGATGAAAAAACCGGCATTGTCGATGTTCATCAAGAGAAGTGTGTCGGTTGCGGTTACTGCTTGTTAGCTTGTCCGTATCAAGTGCGTTTTTTCCATCCAGAGAACAAATCCGCAGATAAATGTAACTTCTGTCGTGATACCAATCTTGCACAAGGGAAGTTGCCGGCTTGTGTCGAATCTTGCCCGACCAATGCGCTAGTATTTGGCGATCTAAATGACCCTAAGAGTGAGATAAACCAGGTGCTTAAATCTGAGGTGGTTTACAGAGATAAAGCTTATCTCGGTACTCAACCAAAACTCTATAAAGTGCCACACCAAAAAGGGGAGATCTGA
- the nrfD gene encoding cytochrome c nitrite reductase subunit NrfD, with the protein MSAWDTAFQSGTVVWDWIIAIYLFLAGMSAGAVMIAIYLKRKVLEGDPAHNGVLKATAFLAPFGIISGLLILVFHLTKPLSFWKIMIFYNPTSVMSMGVILFQVYMVILFLWIGIIFRDQIVVFLNDQTWLKGRLDFVGNWIGKLEVFENALEIFLAVLALMLAAYTGFLLSALNTFPLLNNPVLPILFLFSSLSSGAAACILFGVLVFKESPHSPSISWIHGFERPVVMFELFVLITFFTGLIFAGGQSEQAVWNAIGSGFWASWFWYGVIGVGMVLPLLLNAVTPTSIRHSSVYIFSVTSLSLMGVLMLRTFVLYAGQLTIA; encoded by the coding sequence ATGAGTGCATGGGACACAGCTTTTCAGTCTGGTACCGTGGTATGGGACTGGATTATAGCTATCTATCTATTTCTCGCGGGGATGTCGGCGGGTGCCGTAATGATCGCCATTTACCTAAAACGTAAGGTCCTTGAAGGCGATCCTGCTCATAATGGTGTGTTAAAGGCGACCGCTTTTCTTGCGCCATTTGGGATCATTTCAGGCCTACTGATCTTGGTTTTCCACCTGACAAAACCGTTATCCTTTTGGAAGATCATGATCTTCTATAATCCAACGTCTGTGATGTCGATGGGTGTGATCTTATTCCAAGTGTATATGGTGATCTTATTTCTTTGGATCGGCATTATATTTAGAGATCAAATCGTCGTATTTTTAAATGACCAAACATGGTTAAAAGGACGACTCGATTTCGTCGGTAACTGGATTGGCAAATTAGAAGTATTTGAAAATGCTTTGGAAATATTCTTAGCTGTTCTTGCTCTAATGCTTGCCGCTTATACCGGATTCTTGCTTTCAGCTTTAAATACCTTCCCACTGTTGAATAACCCCGTGCTGCCGATTTTGTTCTTATTCTCGAGCTTATCTTCGGGAGCGGCGGCGTGTATTTTATTTGGTGTGTTGGTCTTTAAAGAATCACCTCATAGCCCGAGTATTTCATGGATCCACGGGTTCGAACGTCCGGTCGTGATGTTTGAGTTGTTTGTTCTGATTACTTTCTTTACTGGGCTTATCTTCGCTGGTGGCCAAAGTGAGCAAGCCGTATGGAACGCCATCGGCAGTGGTTTCTGGGCGAGTTGGTTCTGGTACGGCGTTATCGGTGTTGGCATGGTTCTACCATTGTTGCTGAATGCCGTTACACCAACCTCGATCCGCCATAGCTCGGTGTATATTTTCTCGGTGACTTCACTAAGCCTAATGGGTGTATTAATGCTGCGAACTTTTGTCCTTTATGCAGGGCAGTTAACGATAGCTTAA